In one window of Cydia fagiglandana chromosome 1, ilCydFagi1.1, whole genome shotgun sequence DNA:
- the LOC134664763 gene encoding uncharacterized protein LOC134664763: MSNETEKADKLMLLQLSRKRASAKGQITKFGKYLDSIAPKTELDNVQLTELNLKLAKFEALSVKVDELQSEIEVLNFENISAEIEERDLMEHEIIVNIATAKNLVERFSKKIECEKRRISAHNTSYCDDPTHSHEIGLKLPQIQIAKFDGAYFRWLEFRDTFENLIHKNERISDIHKFHYLVSYLQGDAARIISNLEVSTDNYAEAWKMICNRYDNKRILINHHLNSLFNIKQLPRETERSLRFLVDHVTKNLRALTSLGQPTDKWDVLIIFMLSSKLDSNTLLKWEEYRNNLEGDVPTLEQFYKFMIDRADVLESLNRNNKSDVSSVSKTPSVPSRSTTNNNYGQRPVQNNYVKSFASSTNNNNNKKQNIFACVICSERHRIYDCPTFKAKGVDERMMDVSKYKLCINCLRQGHVESECRMGPCREHGCTERHNSLLHRPSPSSSHLAQVDEEEAVHVNYAYQNTNQGRRGWLSTAIIEVENPVDHQKLKIRAFLDNGSESSFITESLKARLSLKPRSLESLNVIGMGDTPSKHTIKGTCDVQLNSIKNKFSAILSCYVMDELTGRIPKAPVDITSFNLPQNIELADPMFYQPGPIDVVIGADIFWDILGHEEISLGPNNPKLRSSKFGWIVCGRINSAVSSKKILCNHAIISSTQNENIENLVSKFWDLEEVPKKQILSKQESECEKHFLTHTIRDEEGRFCVNLPLKESVDCLGDSHNTAKKRFLNLEKRFKRNPTLKCEYTKFINEYADLGHLSISNLVPSPRPSYYLCHHAIIKEERESTKLRVVFDGSSPTTSGYSLNDVLMVGPNVQDTLFSILIRARQYKYLLTGDIEKMYRQVLVSESDRNLQLILWREDESKPIQTLVLNTLTYGTASASYLSTRCLWELGQQQDDVLIKTIIQKDFYVDDLITGANDPQQLIYIQKSVSNALKSGCFNLRKYKSNHPSIFDNLDINKQDNLTISESSSTLGLGWTPSSDTLHFPIKMFSEPDAVITKRFIMSNSFKIFDPLGVLSPVIVIPKIMLQKLWEKKLDWDSPVPSEIKNDWIRFSGNLKILTNLNIPRWVLGDSPKRIEFHSFSDASQSAYGACIYVKSIGPNEDVTVKLLCAKSKIAPIKFTSIPRLELCAALVAAKLTQSVLESLRYKPDRIAHWCDSSVVLGWIKGDISRLKTFVANRIGEIVELTSPQSWRYVPTDLNPADFISRGVDPKNIMSLDLWWSGPNFLLKNEDDWPVLKVKDSEPLPELKVHSAVISEPIVDFERFSSCNRLIRSFAYVQRFIFNTKNSIKRTGILTADELRESWHSLCIIAQSQSFSDEYESLLNNKPISNKSKILCLSPFLDNKIMRVGGRLDATDFYSFDKKHPILLHASHRLTRLYFEREHIVNMHAGPLLLFSTVRETVWPVNGRHLAWRVVNNCVRCRRLRGKTLQPKMGNLPSQRITPDYPFLSVGLDFAGPFTIINRKGRGSRLIKCYLCLFVCLRYKCIHLEAVSDLTKDAFIMTLRRFIARRGRPTEIFSDNGTNFVAAAKELGSFIKQNQEPLFDFASQNLIKFRFIPAYTPHFGGLWEAGVKSAKHHIKRVMGNSHLTFEEISTLFTQVESILNSRPLCPLSSCPNDLLSLSPGHFLIGRPLTAPPAQYLGDSKENYLQRYERLEKIQQHFWQRWQRDYLSEMQQRTKWKSNAAKLSVGDMVLLAEDNAPPLSWRLGRVLRLITGSDGLARVADVTTNRGCVRRSLVRLCKLPTAEELRG; this comes from the coding sequence ATGTCAAATGAAACTGAAAAGGCAGATAAGTTAATGCTGCTTCAATTATCTAGAAAAAGGGCTTCCGCCAAAGGACAAATTActaaatttggaaaatatttAGATAGTATTGCACCAAAGACGGAGTTGGATAATGTTCAATTAACCGAGTTAAATTTAAAACTCGCAAAGTTTGAGGCTTTGTCCGTCAAGGTTGATGAATTGCAAAGTGAAATAGAggttttaaattttgaaaatatttcggCTGAAATTGAAGAACGTGACCTCATGGAGCACGAAATAATAGTAAATATTGCCACGGCAAAAAATTTGGTCgaaagattttctaaaaaaattgaatgcgaAAAGAGGCGCATTTCCGCGCATAATACGTCATATTGTGATGATCCCACTCACTCTCACGAAATAGGGTTGAAATTACCTCAAATACAGATTGCCAAATTTGATGGCGCATATTTTCGTTGGTTAGAGTTCCGCGATACTTTTGAAAATTTAATACACAAAAATGAGCGTATTTCAGATATCCATAAATTCCATTATCTCGTGTCATATCTACAGGGTGATGCGGCTAGGATCATTTCAAATTTGGAAGTGTCAACTGATAATTATGCTGAAGCGTGGAAAATGATTTGCAATCGATATgataacaaaagaatattaattaaTCATCATTTAAATTCATTGTTCAATATTAAACAACTTCCACGGGAAACAGAGCGATCTTTGCGATTTTTGGTTGATCACGTGACCAAAAACTTGCGTGCCTTAACTAGCCTAGGCCAGCCCACAGACAAGTGGGACGTATTGATAATATTCATGCTGTCCTCTAAGTTAGATAGCAATACGTTGCTAAAATGGGAAGAATACCGCAACAATTTAGAAGGTGATGTACCCACTttagaacaattttataaattcatGATCGATCGTGCTGATGTACTCGAATCGTTAAATCGTAACAATAAATCAGATGTTTCTAGTGTGTCAAAGACGCCTAGCGTTCCTTCTCGTTCTACAACGAATAATAATTACGGTCAAAGACCAGTTCAAAATAATTACGTCAAATCGTTTGCAAGTTCAaccaataataataacaataaaaaacaaaacatatttGCATGTGTTATTTGTAGTGAGCGTCATAGGATTTATGATTGCCCTACTTTTAAGGCGAAAGGGGTTGACGAGCGAATGATGGATGTGTCAAAATATAAACTGTGCATAAATTGTTTGAGACAAGGTCATGTTGAGAGTGAATGCCGCATGGGTCCATGCCGCGAGCACGGCTGCACCGAGCGACACAATAGTCTTCTCCACCGTCCATCTCCCTCCTCAAGCCACCTCGCTCAAGTAGACGAAGAAGAAGCAGTACACGTCAATTATGCTTATCAAAATACAAATCAAGGCCGTCGAGGTTGGTTATCCACGGCAATTATTGAAGTCGAGAATCCAGTTGAccatcaaaaattaaaaattcgtGCATTTTTAGATAATGGAAGCGAGTCGTCTTTTATTACTGAGTCTCTTAAGGCCAGACTGTCATTGAAACCCCGCTCACTTGAAAGTTTAAATGTTATAGGCATGGGCGACACTCCTTCTAAACATACCATAAAAGGAACTTGTGATGTTCaattaaattcaataaaaaataagtttagtgCTATTTTATCTTGTTACGTCATGGACGAACTTACCGGTCGTATACCAAAGGCGCCCGTCGATATTACCTCTTTCAATTTACCTCAAAATATTGAGTTGGCTGATCCAATGTTTTATCAGCCAGGCCCTATAGATGTTGTTATAGGTGCTGATATATTCTGGGATATTTTAGGACACGAGGAAATTTCCCTAGGACCAAATAACCCAAAATTAAGAAGTTCAAAGTTCGGTTGGATAGTATGTGGCCGTATAAACTCAGCTGTATCTAGCAAAAAGATACTCTGCAATCATGCTATAATTTCttcaactcaaaatgaaaatattgaaaatcTAGTGTCAAAATTCTGGGACTTGGAAGAAGTTCCCAAAAAACAAATCTTAAGTAAACAAGAAAGTGAATGTGAAAAACACTTCCTCACTCATACTATAAGGGATGAGGAAGGACGATTTTGTGTCAATTTGCCATTAAAGGAATCTGTAGATTGTTTAGGTGATAGTCATAATACTGCCAAAAAACGATTTCTGAATTTAGAGAAACGATTTAAACGAAATCCTACACTCAAATGTGAGTATACAAAGTTTATTAACGAATATGCTGATCTAGGGCATCTTTCAATTTCTAATCTTGTGCCAAGCCCTAGACCATCGTACTACCTTTGCCACCATGCAATTATTAAGGAGGAAAGGGAATCTACCAAGTTGCGGGTAGTTTTTGACGGATCCTCCCCCACCACTTCCGGTTACTCTCTTAACGACGTGTTGATGGTAGGCCCTAATGTTCAAGATACTCTCTTTTCCATTTTAATTCGTGCAAGACAATACAAGTACCTACTAACTGGCGATATCGAAAAAATGTACCGACAGGTTTTAGTAAGCGAGAGTGACAGGAACTTGCAACTTATTTTGTGGAGAGAGGACGAGTCAAAACCTATTCAGACGTTAGTGTTAAACACGTTAACTTATGGCACAGCTAGCGCCAGTTATCTCAGTACACGTTGCTTGTGGGAACTAGGGCAGCAACAGGATGATGTGTTGATTAAAACTATCATTCAAAAGGACTTTTACGTGGATGATTTAATCACAGGGGCAAATGATCCTCAACAAttaatatacattcaaaaatcaGTTTCAAACGCATTAAAATCAGGTTGTTTCAATCTTAGAAAATATAAAAGCAATCATCCATCTATTTTTGATAATCTTGACATAAACAAACAAGACAATTTAACAATCAGTGAGTCTTCAAGTACTTTGGGCCTCGGATGGACCCCTTCAAGTGATACTTTGCACTTTCCTATAAAAATGTTTAGTGAACCTGACGCTGTAATAACAAAGAGATTTATAATGTCaaattcttttaaaatattcgACCCGTTAGGTGTTCTGAGCCCAGTTATTGTTATTCCTAAGATTATGCTTCAAAAATTGTGGGAGAAAAAATTAGATTGGGACTCGCCAGTCCCATCAGAAATAAAAAATGACTGGATAAGGTTTtctggcaatttgaaaattctgactaatttaaacattccaaGATGGGTGCTAGGCGATTCGCCTAAGCGTATAGAATTTCATTCTTTCAGTGACGCCTCTCAGTCTGCATATGGGGCATGCATTTATGTCAAGTCGATAGGCCCGAATGAGGATGTTACTGTCAAATTGTTATGTGCAAAATCAAAAATTGCACCAATCAAATTCACCAGCATCCCAAGGCTTGAATTATGTGCTGCGCTGGTCGCCGCCAAGCTCACGCAATCCGTTTTAGAGTCCCTCAGATACAAGCCAGATAGAATAGCGCATTGGTGTGACTCGAGCGTAGTCTTAGGATGGATCAAAGGTGATATAAGTAGACTAAAAACATTTGTTGCCAATCGTATTGGTGAAATAGTTGAGCTTACTTCGCCACAATCATGGAGGTACGTTCCTACAGATTTAAATCCCGCAGATTTCATTTCGCGTGGTGTTGACCCAAAAAATATAATGTCGTTGGATCTTTGGTGGTCAGGTCCCAACTTTCTGCTCAAAAATGAAGACGATTGGCCTGTCTTGAAAGTTAAAGATTCCGAACCTCTGCCTGAACTGAAAGTGCATTCCGCAGTAATAAGTGAACCAATAGTTGATTTCGAAAGATTCTCTTCTTGTAATAGACTTATTAGATCGTTTGCGTACGTACAAAGATTCATATTCAACACTAAAAATAGTATCAAGCGTACTGGCATATTAACAGCTGATGAATTGCGTGAATCTTGGCATTCGTTATGTATTATTGCTCAAAGTCAATCTTTCTCAGACGAATATGAatcacttttaaataataaacctaTAAGTAATAAAAGCAAAATATTGTGTTTGTCCCCATTTTTAGATAATAAGATAATGCGTGTTGGAGGGCGCCTAGACGCAACAGATTTTTACTCTTTTGATAAAAAACACCCCATTTTACTTCATGCATCGCATAGACTGACAAGGCTTTACTTTGAAAGAGAACACATCGTCAATATGCACGCTGGTCCTCTCTTGTTATTTTCAACCGTAAGAGAAACAGTTTGGCCAGTAAACGGACGTCACCTCGCCTGGCGTGTTGTAAATAATTGTGTTAGGTGTAGACGTCTACGAGGTAAAACCCTACAACCTAAAATGGGTAACTTACCATCTCAACGGATTACTCCCGACTATCCCTTCTTGTCAGTCGGGCTGGACTTCGCTGGTCCTTTTACTATCATTAACCGCAAGGGCCGTGGAAGTCGTTTGATTAAATGTTACTTGTGCTTGTTTGTCTGTCTTCGTTATAAATGCATCCACCTCGAAGCTGTTAGCGATTTAACTAAGGATGCGTTCATAATGACTCTTCGACGTTTTATAGCGCGTCGAGGCAGACCTACTGAGATTTTTAGTGATAATGGGACTAATTTTGTAGCTGCCGCAAAGGAATTAGGGTCATTTATCAAACAAAACCAAGAACCTCTTTTTGATTTTGCAAGTCAAAACCTTATAAAGTTTAGGTTCATTCCGGCTTACACTCCTCATTTTGGTGGACTATGGGAAGCCGGCGTTAAATCGGCTAAACATCATATAAAGCGTGTTATGGGTAATAGTCACCTCACTTTTGAGGAAATTTCTACTTTATTTACACAAGTGGAATCTATTTTAAATAGTCGGCCATTATGCCCGTTGTCATCGTGTCCCAATGACCTCCTTTCCCTATCCCCTGGACACTTTCTTATCGGAAGGCCGCTAACTGCTCCACCAGCGCAATACTTGGGTGACTCTAAGGAAAACTACCTCCAACGCTATGAACGCCTGGAAAAAATACAACAGCATTTCTGGCAGCGATGGCAGCGCGACTACCTATCAGAAATGCAGCAAAGGACTAAATGGAAGAGCAACGCTGCCAAGCTGAGCGTCGGAGATATGGTGCTTCTGGCAGAAGATAACGCTCCCCCTCTGTCATGGAGGCTCGGCCGTGTTCTACGCCTCATCACTGGGTCCGATGGATTAGCCAGAGTGGCAGACGTCACCACAAACAGAGGCTGTGTGCGTCGCTCTCTTGTGCGTTTGTGTAAGCTTCCGACAGCCGAAGAGCTTCGAGGTTGA